CACCCACGGGCACGTGACCGGCGACGTCGTTCTCCGCGAATTGAGTGAGCGGGTCCGGCCCGGTGTCCGCCGGGAGGACTTGTTCGCGCGGTACGGCGGCGAGGAGTTCGCGATCGTCCTCGTCGAAACGCAACTGGCCGGGGCCGTCGAGATGGCCGAGCGGATTCGCCAGTCCGTGGCCTCCGCGCCGTTTCTGGCCGCCACGCTCGCCCTGAACGTGACCGTGAGTATTGGGGTGGCGTGTACACAAGGGGAGCGGGCGATCGCCCCTTCCGAACTCCTCCAAAACGCCGACGAAAAGCTGTATGCGGCTAAGCGATCGGGACGCAATCGCGTCGTCTCGTAACGAGATCCTTGTTGGCGGATAGTATTCGGATTTTGCGAACGACCTCGTTAGATTTCATACGCGGTGCGGGACACTACAACAAATCCGTCGCGCGATCCTCCCGTACTTTTGGCCGGAACGGATTCCATGTTTCTTGTCCTCGATGCGCTGTACTCGTTCGCACTCCTGCTCTTGTCTCCCTGGCTCGTCTGGCGGGCGGCGACGACGGGGCGGTATCGGCACGGGCTGGCGGCCAAGTTGCTCGGGCGGGTCGCCGTATCGAACCCGAACGGCCGACCCGTTGCCTGGTTCCACGGCGTGAGTGTCGGTGAAATCCATTTGCTCGTCACGCTCGTTGCCGCGTTCCGCGAGCGACACCCGGACTGGCACGTCGTCGTGTCGTCGACCACGGATACGGGGCTGGCGGAGGCGCGGGTGCGGTTCGCGGACGCGACCGTGATCGCGTACCCCTTCGATTTCTCCTGGGCAGTGTCCGCGGCCCTGGATGCGATCCGGCCCAGGATCGTTGTGCTTGCGGAAAGCGAATTGTGGCCGAACTTCCTCGCGGCGGCCGCGAACCGGCGGATACCGGTGGCGGTGGTCAACGCGCGAATGAGCCCGCGGAGCTTTGCCCGGCTCCAACGGGTCGGCGGACTGGCCCGCGCGCTGTTGTTCCGGCACGTCGCCGCGTTTGCCGTTCAAGCCGAGGAATACGCCGACCGGATGCGCCGGCTCGGCGTCGGACGAGAGACGGTCTTAACCGTGACCGGGTCGGTCAAATACGACGGGGCGGCCGGCGACCGCGATACTCCGAAGGCGCGGGAACTGAAACGCCTGGTGGGTCTGCCCGAAAATGGTGCGGACCGGCCGCCCGTCTGGGTCGCGGGAAGTACGCACGCGCCGGAAGAGGCGATCGTTCTGGACGCCTACGTCAAGCTGCGCGAGCGATTCCCCCGGCTCCGGCTCGTACTCGTTCCCCGGCACCCGGACCGGTTCGCGGAAGTGGCGCAACTCGCCGAACGGACCGGGTTGGCGGTCGCGCGGCGGAGCCGGCTCACGTCGCCGCTGAGCGCGATGCCGCCCGTCGTCTTGCTCGACACGGTCGGCGAACTCGGCGCGGCGTGGGCTCTGGCCGACGTGGGCTATACCGGCGGGAGTTTGGACGGGAAGCGCGGCGGGCAGAGCATG
This is a stretch of genomic DNA from Fimbriiglobus ruber. It encodes these proteins:
- a CDS encoding 3-deoxy-D-manno-octulosonic acid transferase, which translates into the protein MFLVLDALYSFALLLLSPWLVWRAATTGRYRHGLAAKLLGRVAVSNPNGRPVAWFHGVSVGEIHLLVTLVAAFRERHPDWHVVVSSTTDTGLAEARVRFADATVIAYPFDFSWAVSAALDAIRPRIVVLAESELWPNFLAAAANRRIPVAVVNARMSPRSFARLQRVGGLARALLFRHVAAFAVQAEEYADRMRRLGVGRETVLTVTGSVKYDGAAGDRDTPKARELKRLVGLPENGADRPPVWVAGSTHAPEEAIVLDAYVKLRERFPRLRLVLVPRHPDRFAEVAQLAERTGLAVARRSRLTSPLSAMPPVVLLDTVGELGAAWALADVGYTGGSLDGKRGGQSMIEPAGYGVPTVFGPYVWNFRDAARRLVDAGGAVMVADAAGVETAVAELLADPAKRERMGAAARQLVRDQQGATGRTLDVLDRLIVSAVRTDG